The Triticum aestivum cultivar Chinese Spring chromosome 3A, IWGSC CS RefSeq v2.1, whole genome shotgun sequence genome includes a region encoding these proteins:
- the LOC123062336 gene encoding psbP domain-containing protein 6, chloroplastic translates to MASSSSSVFSPLLRPTLRLRVASCATRSSALHAVSADNAAPAPQSAPLAVASHRRELVVGTALGALFSATPLPAGAREVEAGKYLPPAPASPGFVFFKATTKDTPALRAGNVEPYEFILPPTWKQLRVANILSGNYCQPKCAEPWVEVKFEDERQGKVQVVASPLIRLTNRPNATIEDIGSPEKLIASLGPFVTGNTLEPEEIIEASVEKIGDLTYYSYVLETPLALTGSHNLAKATAKGSTVVLFVASASDKQWQSSEKILKAMVDSFQI, encoded by the exons atggcttcttcctcctcttccgtcTTCTCCCCGCTCCTGCGGCCTACGCTCCGGCTGCGGGTCGCCTCCTGCGCCACGCGCTCCTCTGCTCTCCACGCTGTGTCTGCGGACAACGCTGCCCCTGCCCCGCAGTCGGCGCCTCTCGCGGTTGCTAGCCACAGGAGGGAGCTGGTGGTGGGGACGGCGCTCGGTGCGCTGTTCTCGGCGACGCCGCTGCCCGCGGGAGCGCGCGAGGTCGAGGCCGGCAAGTACCTGCCGCCGGCGCCGGCCAGCCCGGGCTTCGTGTTCTTCAAGGCCACCACCAAGGACACCCCCGCCCTCCGGGCTG GCAATGTGGAACCATATGAGTTCATCCTGCCGCCCACCTGGAAGCAGCTGCGAGTGGCCAACATACTCTCCGGCAATTACTGCCAGCCCAAGTGCGCGGAGCCATGGGTGGAGGTGAAATTCGAGGACGAGAGGCAGGGCAAAGTGCAGGTGGTGGCCTCGCCGCTGATCCGCCTCACCAACCGGCCGAACGCCACCATCGAGGACATCGGCAGCCCCGAGAAGCTGATCGCCTCCCTGGGGCCCTTCGTCACCGGCAACACCTTGGAACCCGAGGAGATCATCGAGGCCTCTGTCGAGAAGATCGGCGACCTAACT TACTACAGCTATGTGCTGGAGACCCCACTGGCACTGACGGGCTCTCACAATCTGGCCAAGGCCACGGCCAAGGGGAGCACGGTGGTGCTCTTCGTCGCGAGCGCCAGCGACAAGCAGTGGCAGTCGTCGGAAAAGATTCTGAAGGCTATGGTAGATTCATTCCAAATATGA
- the LOC123062338 gene encoding UDP-glycosyltransferase 87A1, which translates to MATSATAARHMVALPYPGRGHINPMLAVCRLLVAADGALTVTVVVTEEWHGLLASAGVTPTLPDRVRLATIPNVIPSEHGRGADHGGFIETVNCKMGEPVERLLDRLALELGRMPDAIVADTYLQWAVAAGARLGVPVCSLWTQPATFLLALCHLDLWRPAVEGFSEEELSRKSLEQYVPGLSSVRLSDVKIFLAWEGPIKISAEVFVKVRKAQCVLFTSFHELEPSSMSKIAELLPCPIYPIGPAILRAPDNGESARDEEHRRWLDAQPQNSVLYVSFGSFVAMPPKQFEEIAVGLCDSAVRFFWVAQDRATAGLREMCGDRGLAVPWCDQQEVLRHPSVGGFLSHCGWNSVLEAVCAGVPLIGFPVVWDQLVNARMVADEWKTGINLRQQRGKDGIVSRAAVSDAARKLMDLDSGAGQEMRRRAAQLREASRGAVLEGGSSQRSLSGFLEDLVEGKLEVAESSA; encoded by the exons ATGGCCACGTCCGCAACGGCGGCTCGGCACATGGTCGCTTTGCCGTACCCGGGCCGCGGCCACATCAACCCCATGCTCGCCGTGTGCCGCCTGCTCGTCGCCGCGGACGGCGCCCTCACCGTCACCGTCGTCGTCACAGAGGAGTGGCACGGGCTGCTGGCCTCCGCCGGAGTGACCCCCACGCTGCCGGACCGCGTCCGCCTCGCCACCATCCCCAACGTCATCCCCTCCGAGCACGGCCGCGGGGCCGACCACGGCGGCTTCATCGAGACCGTAAACTGCAAGATGGGGGAGCCCGTCGAGCGGCTGCTCGACCGGCTGGCGTTGGAGCTGGGGCGGATGCCAGATGCTATCGTGGCCGACACGTACCTGCAGTGGGCGGTGGCGGCCGGCGCGCGGCTCGGCGTGCCGGTGTGCTCGCTTTGGACCCAGCCGGCCACGTTCTTGTTGGCGCTCTGCCATTTGGACCTGTGGCGACCAGCGGTTGAAGGTTTCAGCGAAGAAG AACTAAGCCGCAAGTCGTTGGAGCAATATGTACCGGGCCTCTCATCAGTGAGGTTGTCTGATGTCAAGATCTTCCTCGCTTGGGAGGGGCCAATCAAAATATCAGCGGAGGTGTTCGTCAAAGTACGCAAAGCGCAGTGCGTCCTATTTACCTCCTTCCACGAGCTCGAGCCCAGTTCCATGAGCAAAATAGCAGAGTTACTTCCCTGCCCCATCTATCCAATCGGCCCTGCAATCCTGCGTGCGCCGGACAACGGGGAGAGCGCCCGTGACGAGGAGCACCGGCGCTGGCTGGACGCGCAGCCGCAGAACTCGGTGCTGTACGTCTCGTTCGGCAGCTTCGTCGCCATGCCGCCCAAGCAGTTCGAGGAGATCGCCGTGGGGCTGTGCGACAGCGCGGTCAGGTTCTTCTGGGTGGCCCAGGACAGGGCCACCGCCGGCCTGCGGGAGATGTGCGGCGACAGGGGGTTGGCGGTGCCGTGGTGCGACCAGCAGGAGGTGCTGCGCCACCCGTCCGTCGGCGGCTTCCTCAGCCACTGCGGGTGGAACTCGGTGCTCGAAGCCGTGTGCGCTGGAGTGCCCTTGATTGGCTTCCCTGTTGTGTGGGATCAGCTGGTGAATGCCCGGATGGTCGCCGACGAATGGAAGACCGGCATCAACCTGAGGCAGCAGAGGGGAAAGGATGGGATCGTGAGCAGGGCCGCGGTCTCTGATGCCGCGAGGAAGCTGATGGATTTGGACAGCGGCGCTGGCCAGGAGATGAGGAGAAGGGCTGCGCAGCTGCGCGAGGCTTCCCGTGGTGCGGTCCTCGAAGGCGGCTCGTCGCAGCGTTCTCTCAGCGGTTTCCTGGAGGATCTTGTTGAGGGGAAATTGGAGGTCGCTGAAAGTTCTGCGTGA